A portion of the Papaver somniferum cultivar HN1 unplaced genomic scaffold, ASM357369v1 unplaced-scaffold_47, whole genome shotgun sequence genome contains these proteins:
- the LOC113342783 gene encoding ferritin-3, chloroplastic-like, whose translation MLLRASSPSTAFSLSTAVPDNVNQFPSSSSSSVSFSSSQRRTDGFVVSVLKNESNNNLSPGTTAVVFKPFEEIKKELQLLSALSQQSLARHKFSNACEAAINDQINWEYNLSYVYHSAYAYFDRDYVALEGFAKFFREAMVEKRERAELLMKYQNKRGGRVKLDTMLMPESELYHSEKGEALYSMELALSLEKSTNMKLFQLHGVADENNDVQMAEFIESTFLTEQVEIIKKISEFVSQLRRIRCKGYGVWHFDQMLLNA comes from the exons ATGCTCCTGAGAGCATCATCTCCATCCACAGCGTTCTCTCTATCAACAGCAGTACCTGATAATGTGAATCaattcccttcttcttcttcgtcttctgtGAGTTTCTCATCATCACAGAGAAGAACTGATGGATTTGTGGTGAGTGTATTGAAGAATGAATCAAATAATAATCTTAGTCCAGGAACTACTGCTGTTGTTTTTAAACCGTTTGAAGAAATTAAGAAAGAACTTCAATTATTATCAGCTCTTTCTCAACAATCTCTTGCTCGCCATAAGTTTTCAAATGCTTGTGAAGCTGCCATTAATGACCAGATCAA TTGGGAATACAATTTATCGTATGTGTATCATTCGGCTTACGCGTACTTTGACCGGGATTATGTTGCTCTGGAAGGATTTGCTAA GTTCTTTAGGGAAGCTATGGTGGAGAAAAGGGAACGTGCTGAGCTACTTATGAAATATCAG AATAAAAGAGGGGGTAGAGTCAAGCTAGATACGATGCTAATGCCTGAGTCTGAACTCTATCATTCCGAGAAAGGAGAAGCTTTGTACT CTATGGAACTTGCATTGTCTCTAGAGAAGTCAACAAACATGAAGCTTTTCCAGTTACATGGT GTGGCAGATGAAAATAATGATGTGCAAATGGCAGAATTTATTGAGAGCACCTTCTTGACTGAGCAG GtggaaattattaaaaaaatctcTGAATTTGTTTCCCAGTTGAGGAGGATCCGCTGCAAGGGATATG GGGTATGGCATTTTGACCAGATGCTCTTGAATGCATGA